Proteins from a single region of Chrysemys picta bellii isolate R12L10 chromosome 9, ASM1138683v2, whole genome shotgun sequence:
- the ALG3 gene encoding dol-P-Man:Man(5)GlcNAc(2)-PP-Dol alpha-1,3-mannosyltransferase isoform X1, with amino-acid sequence MALGHGPMAQERGGLTLPALPVSGQPQATRGWARGPGGPAGDRPLWDGCVFPPEVGEPLAGDTGAGSWQPGPGRADDGSRSRLRAPAERGGRAGLAAPGPAASLAGEAPGAPGAPVHGAGGRLALPGGDTEIDWKAYMDEVEGVVNGTLDYTQLKGDTGPLVYPAGFVYIFLGLYYITNRGTNIRLAQYLFGALYLVTLLLVFRIYSRTRKVPPYVFFFMCCASYRIHSIYILRLFNDPVAMAILFLAVNLFLEERWSWGCFFFSLAVSVKMNVLLFAPGLLFLLLWRFGLLGTIPKLSICALLQVVLGLPFLLENPVGYMTRSFDLGRQFLFKWTVNWRFLPEEVFQHRAFHLALLAAHLGALGLFALHRWHRSERSLLSLLKDPAERKSPPQPLTANQVVFVLFTSNFIGVCCSRSLHYQFYVWYFHTLPYLLWCTPAGKLSHLLRVLILGLIELSWNTYPSTLCSSASLHLCHGIILLQLWYGTTAPLEPQGPPAAQKTTPSLKKTE; translated from the exons ATGGCTCTTGGCCATGGCCCCATGGCGCAGGAGCGGGGTGGCCTGACCCTGCCGGCTTTGCCTGTCTCTGGCCAGCCCCAAGCAACACGTGGCTGGGCCCGAGGGCCTGGGGGACCGGCCGGGGACCGGCCTCTCTGGGACGGCTGCGTGTTTCCTCCCGAAGTGGGGGAGCCCTTAGCTGGTGACACCGGGGCCGGGAGTTGGCAGCCTGGCCCGGGCAGGGCGGACGATGGCTCCCGCTCCCGGCTCAGGGCTCCGGCGGAAAGGGGCGGCCGGGCCGGGCTCGCTGCGCCAGGGCCTGCGGCGAGCCTGGCAGGAGAAGCACCGGGTGCTCCTGGCGCCCCAGTACACGGGGCTGGTGGCCGCCTGGCTCTGCCTGGCGGAG ACACAGAGATCGACTGGAAAGCCTACATGGATGAGGTGGAGGGAGTCGTTAACGGGACCTTGGACTACACCCAGCTGAAGGGAGATACCGGGCCCCTGGT TTACCCCGCCGGGTTTGTTTACATCTTCCTGGGTCTCTACTACATCACCAACCGCGGCACCAACATCCGTCTGGCGCAGTATCTCTTTGGCGCGCTCTATCTCGTGACGCTGCTGCTCGTCTTCCGCATCTACAGCCGGACCAGGAAG GTTCCCCCCTATGTTTTCTTCTTCATGTGCTGCGCCTCTTACCGCATCCACTCCATCTACATCCTGCGACTCTTTAACGACCCCGTCGCCATGGCCATCCTCTTCCTCGCGGTCAACCTCTTCCTGGAAGAGCGCTGGTCCTGGGGCTGCTTCTTCTTCAG cctggcCGTGTCGGTGAAGATGAACGTCCTGCTCTTTGCTCCAGggctcctcttcctgctcctctgGCGCTTTGGCCTCCTGGGCACCATCCCCAAGCTCTCCATCTGCGCGCTGCTGCAG GTGGTCCTGGGGCTGCCCTTCCTGCTGGAGAACCCCGTTGGATACATGACCCGCTCTTTTGACCTGGGCCGCCAGTTCCTTTTCAAGTGGACGGTGAACTGGCGGTTCCTGCCGGAGGAGGTTTTCCAGCATCGGGCCTTCCATCTGGCGCTGCTCGCGGCCCACCTGGGCGCCCTGGGACTCTTTGCCCTGCACCGGTGGCACAG GTCTGAGCGGAGTCTCCTGTCACTGCTGAAGGATCCAGCAGAGAGGAAGAGTCCgccccagcccctgacggccaACCA GGTCGTCTTCGTTCTCTTCACCTCCAACTTCATCGGCGTTTGCTGCAGCCGGTCCCTGCACTACCAGTTCTACGTGTGGTATTTCCACACGCTCCCCTACCTGCTGTGGTGCACGCCCGCCGGGAAGCTCAGCCACCTGCTGAG GGTTCTCATCCTGGGCCTCATTGAGCTCTCGTGGAACACGTACCCCTCCACGCTTTGCAGCTCAGCCTCCCTGCACCTCTGTCACGGGATCATCCTTCTGCAGCTCTGGTACGGCACCACTGCCCCCCTGGAGCCACAGGGCCCTCCCGCTGCCCAGAAAACGACCCCCTCCCTGAAAAAGACAGAGTAA
- the ALG3 gene encoding dol-P-Man:Man(5)GlcNAc(2)-PP-Dol alpha-1,3-mannosyltransferase isoform X2, producing the protein MAPAPGSGLRRKGAAGPGSLRQGLRRAWQEKHRVLLAPQYTGLVAAWLCLAEVGVTHWVIQRVAYTEIDWKAYMDEVEGVVNGTLDYTQLKGDTGPLVYPAGFVYIFLGLYYITNRGTNIRLAQYLFGALYLVTLLLVFRIYSRTRKVPPYVFFFMCCASYRIHSIYILRLFNDPVAMAILFLAVNLFLEERWSWGCFFFSLAVSVKMNVLLFAPGLLFLLLWRFGLLGTIPKLSICALLQVVLGLPFLLENPVGYMTRSFDLGRQFLFKWTVNWRFLPEEVFQHRAFHLALLAAHLGALGLFALHRWHRSERSLLSLLKDPAERKSPPQPLTANQVVFVLFTSNFIGVCCSRSLHYQFYVWYFHTLPYLLWCTPAGKLSHLLRVLILGLIELSWNTYPSTLCSSASLHLCHGIILLQLWYGTTAPLEPQGPPAAQKTTPSLKKTE; encoded by the exons ATGGCTCCCGCTCCCGGCTCAGGGCTCCGGCGGAAAGGGGCGGCCGGGCCGGGCTCGCTGCGCCAGGGCCTGCGGCGAGCCTGGCAGGAGAAGCACCGGGTGCTCCTGGCGCCCCAGTACACGGGGCTGGTGGCCGCCTGGCTCTGCCTGGCGGAGGTGGGGGTCACGCACTGGGTCATACAGAGGGTGGCAT ACACAGAGATCGACTGGAAAGCCTACATGGATGAGGTGGAGGGAGTCGTTAACGGGACCTTGGACTACACCCAGCTGAAGGGAGATACCGGGCCCCTGGT TTACCCCGCCGGGTTTGTTTACATCTTCCTGGGTCTCTACTACATCACCAACCGCGGCACCAACATCCGTCTGGCGCAGTATCTCTTTGGCGCGCTCTATCTCGTGACGCTGCTGCTCGTCTTCCGCATCTACAGCCGGACCAGGAAG GTTCCCCCCTATGTTTTCTTCTTCATGTGCTGCGCCTCTTACCGCATCCACTCCATCTACATCCTGCGACTCTTTAACGACCCCGTCGCCATGGCCATCCTCTTCCTCGCGGTCAACCTCTTCCTGGAAGAGCGCTGGTCCTGGGGCTGCTTCTTCTTCAG cctggcCGTGTCGGTGAAGATGAACGTCCTGCTCTTTGCTCCAGggctcctcttcctgctcctctgGCGCTTTGGCCTCCTGGGCACCATCCCCAAGCTCTCCATCTGCGCGCTGCTGCAG GTGGTCCTGGGGCTGCCCTTCCTGCTGGAGAACCCCGTTGGATACATGACCCGCTCTTTTGACCTGGGCCGCCAGTTCCTTTTCAAGTGGACGGTGAACTGGCGGTTCCTGCCGGAGGAGGTTTTCCAGCATCGGGCCTTCCATCTGGCGCTGCTCGCGGCCCACCTGGGCGCCCTGGGACTCTTTGCCCTGCACCGGTGGCACAG GTCTGAGCGGAGTCTCCTGTCACTGCTGAAGGATCCAGCAGAGAGGAAGAGTCCgccccagcccctgacggccaACCA GGTCGTCTTCGTTCTCTTCACCTCCAACTTCATCGGCGTTTGCTGCAGCCGGTCCCTGCACTACCAGTTCTACGTGTGGTATTTCCACACGCTCCCCTACCTGCTGTGGTGCACGCCCGCCGGGAAGCTCAGCCACCTGCTGAG GGTTCTCATCCTGGGCCTCATTGAGCTCTCGTGGAACACGTACCCCTCCACGCTTTGCAGCTCAGCCTCCCTGCACCTCTGTCACGGGATCATCCTTCTGCAGCTCTGGTACGGCACCACTGCCCCCCTGGAGCCACAGGGCCCTCCCGCTGCCCAGAAAACGACCCCCTCCCTGAAAAAGACAGAGTAA